In Liolophura sinensis isolate JHLJ2023 chromosome 2, CUHK_Ljap_v2, whole genome shotgun sequence, a genomic segment contains:
- the LOC135463156 gene encoding uncharacterized protein LOC135463156: MVHLLREIACVVLATAMTCLPPVSSHGYMTEPPARSSMWTLGYNTPANYDHHALNCGGLPHLIKLEGKCGLCGDPFDGPRENEAGGKFANGIITRTYEQGEIIEIVVNLTATHGGYFEFKLCANNDAHTPITQECLDQHLLTRADNPGETRYSDIPEGRYVNGLPTPYVARIKYKLPDDLTCQQCVLQWRYITAHNPGLPYQEEFFGCSDISIRGAGVSVPATTSRRTTTTTAATTAVTTTTTTTTTTKVPTTTSTTSTPISTTVATQTTSRKTTVSSPRISTTKSTRKTSTTHPTMLSFDELYQRCHGKDVLQETFTSTCRDLCVQPSGCPKTFCNQYCVLLVAHATP; encoded by the exons ATGGTCCATCTGCTTCGAGAAATTGCGTGCGTTGTTCTCGCAACTGCCATGACGTGTTTACCTCCGGTGTCTTCGCACGGCTATATGACAGAACCGCCAGCTCGCTCTTCCATGTGGACGCTGGGATACAATACCCCGGCTAATTACGATCATCATGCCCTTAACTGTGGTGGTTTGCCA CACTTAATAAAGTTGGAGGGTAAATGTGGTTTGTGCGGTGATCCTTTCGACGGACCACGTGAAAACGAGGCTGGTGGAAAGTTTGCCAACGGTATCATCACCAGGACGTAcgaacaaggggagataatagAAATAGTTGTCAATCTGACGGCTACTCATGGTGGGTACTTTGAGTTCAAGCTGTGTGCCAACAATGATGCCCATACACCTATCACACAGGAATGTCTGGACCAGCATCTGTTAACAAGGGCAGACAACCCTGGAGAAACACGTTACTCCGATATCCCGGAAGGAAGATACGTTAACGGTCTGCCAACGCCCTATGTTGCACGCATAAAATATAAGCTACCAGACGATCTCACATGTCAGCAGTGTGTTCTACAGTGGAGATATATCACAG CACATAACCCTGGTTTGCCCTATCAAGAGGAGTTCTTTGGATGCTCTGATATATCTATACGTGGGGCAGGAGTTTCTGTCCCCGCCACTACAAGCAGaagaactacaacaacaacagcagcaacaacagcagtCACAACAACAACTACTACAACAACTACAACCAAAGTACCAACGACAACTTCCACAACATCAACACCAATCAGCACGACAGTGGCCACCCAAACGACTTCCCGTAAAACTACTGTTTCGTCTCCTCGAATTTCCACCACGAAATCCACAAGAAAGACATCTACAACGCACCCAACGATGTTGTCGTTTGACGAATTATACCAGCGTTGCCATGGTAAAGACGTTCTACAGGAAACCTTTACGTCCACGTGTAGAGATTTGTGCGTTCAACCCTCTGGTTGTCCAAAAACTTTTTGTAACCAGTACTGCGTGTTATTAGTAGCCCATGCTACACCATGA